Proteins from a single region of Anastrepha ludens isolate Willacy chromosome 5, idAnaLude1.1, whole genome shotgun sequence:
- the LOC128864507 gene encoding glycoprotein-N-acetylgalactosamine 3-beta-galactosyltransferase 1-like, with product MSSFVEFQRASATASKDAKSSEKSIVHLKKQLQFLYGYVLGFLMALTTLLCYDRFLLQAAQLRHHSTKTTPGRTDYTGFSPQSKSIADSLQQRLFDEVRILCMVLTTPAQHETRAAHVKATWGKRCTRLVFLSSELDDELGAVAVVDSASDTYDLLWHKMRQGFSYVYAQYYAQYDWFLKADDDTYVIMENLRYSLYAYQPEMPLFFGYELVQQNVTYMSGGAGYVLSKEALRRAVTLGFKNATLCPPANYALPEDYSMSICLQNVGALPLDGRFVLPNENKQKMFPLRLYDFMNVNETLANADWLARLTPYTVEWGLDCCSNYSISFHYTHPTEMYIFDFLIYHLRTIGLSQPIAGLPKKIDFTAFSSRFSNNKMESATKMPLKWVDVY from the exons ATGAGTAGTTTCGTGGAATTTCAACGCGCATCTGCGACCGCAAGCAAGGACGCAAAATCGTCAGAAA AATCCATTGTTCATTTAAAGAAACAACTGCAATTCCTCTACGGTTATGTTCTCGGTTTCCTGATGGCGCTTACGACTCTTCTCTGCTACGACCGTTTCCTACTGCAAGCGGCCCAACTGCGACATCATAGTACCAAGACCACGCCAGGGCGTACCGATTACACTGGCTTCTCGCCACAATCCAAAAGTATCGCCGATTCACTGCAGCAACGCTTGTTCGATGAGGTGCGCATACTATGCATGGTTCTAACCACGCCGGCACAGCATGAAACGCGCGCGGCACATGTGAAAGCCACCTGGGGCAAGCGTTGCACGCGTCTAGTTTTTCTCAGCAGTGAACTGGATGACGAATTGGGCGCTGTCGCGGTAGTGGATAGCGCATCCGATACATATGATCTGCTTTGGCATAAGATGCGGCAAGGATTTAGTTACGTATACGCCCAGTACTACGCGCAATACGATTGGTTTTTGAAAGCGGATGATGATAC CTACGTCATCATGGAAAATCTGCGATATTCTCTCTACGCTTATCAACCCGAAATGCCACTATTTTTTGGCTATGAATTGGTGCAGCAAAATGTG ACTTATATGTCAGGCGGTGCCGGCTATGTACTCAGCAAGGAAGCACTCCGACGCGCAGTCACTTTAGGTTTCAAAAACGCAACGCTTTGTCCGCCTGCTAATTACGCACTACCTGAGGATTATAGCATGAGTATATGTCTGCAGAATGTAGGCGCTTTGCCTTTGGATGGACGGTTTGTTCTGCCCAatgaaaacaaacagaaaatgtTCCCTCTACGATTGTACGACTTTATGAATGTCAATGAAACTTTGGCGAATGCAGATTGGTTAGCGCGTCTGACACCGTACACAGTTGAGTGG GGCCTTGACTGCTGCTCCAATTATTCGATCTCCTTTCATTACACTCATCCCACCGAAATGTATATATTCGATTTTCTTATATATCATTTGCGTACAATTGGACTTTCGCAACCCATCGCTGGACtacctaaaaaaattgatttcactGCATTTTCTAGTCGATTTTCTAACAACAAAATGGAGTCGGCCACTAAGATGCCTCTTAAATGGGTGGATGTATATTGA